CTTAACAGAGGCAAGAAATAAAAGGACCTCACATGAAACACCTCTACTTTCTTCGACACGGCCAGAGTGCTAGCAATATTCATAATATTTATGACGGTGTATCAGACACACCCCTGACCGACCATGGTCGAGGCCAGGCCAAAAAAGCTGGGCAGGACGCCCTGTCCAATAAACTGCATGTGGATGTTATTGTGTGCTCACCCCTAGAACGAGCCAAAGAAACGGCAGAGATTTTTGCCACCCAAGTTGGCTATCCCCTAGACAAAATTATCGTGGATAAGCGGATGGTAGAACGTAACTTTGGAAAATTACAGGGACAGACCCGTCCGGGTAGCCGGCCGGAATATGCGACGCTAAAACACCATGATGTAGAAGACGATGACGAGATTGTAGAGCGGGCCCGCACCGTCCTAGATTGGCTAGAGACGCTGCCGCACGACGATATTATGGTTGTAAGTCATGGCAGCTTCGGTAGAGCCATGCGCAGCCTGGTACACAAAGACTTTCCCATGAGTCACCCCCATAGCTTGCCGAATGCCGAGATCCAGGAGTGGCTCTAAGAACCCATCCAAGAACACCACCCGAGCTACGTTGTGTTCGTGGCGCTTTAGCTCTTCCTTATATTTGCGTTCCGAAAGAGATAGACCCTCAACGGCAAACCGACTCAAGGCAACCCGGGCAAGCTCTTGCCTGCGGCGGAGCCCGGCCACATGCTCTTGCATCCATTCGCTCTTGGTTATGGACTTGATGTCCCGCGCCAGTGTGACTGCATCGTCTGATTCTACCCTGGCGCCAACACCCTGTACGTTGTAGGACCGGCGGGCGGCCGTCACCTCATGAGGTTTGGCGTGCAGCTGCTGCACGATTCGTCCTTCGCCCTCTTGGGCATGGGTCAGCTGCCATACATACGATGCCGCCCGCCCAGTGGTGGGCACCGCGCCCTCTGGCCACTTGGCGTCAAAAGCCAGGGTCATAAACCGAGCTGCTTGTTCCCCCCTGCCTACTGGCTCTTCTGAGTCAGCACTTATGCCATACTGAGCCACCATCCGTGGCTCTGCTGTTAGCAAATCAGAATGAACCAGCCAGAACCCCTCTGAGAAAAGATACGACTGGGTTTCTCTGCTGGCTACTGCTGGTGCTTGGTCATAAAAAAAGGGGCTCTCGGCCCCTTGTAAAGTTTCGGTTGATAGTTGTGGTGACGTATCTAGTATTGCCATACTAGATTCTTAGTATAACGCTTATGCCAAAATAATGTAAATCCTAGCTATAGCCATACCTTTTATGCTTTTATTAGACACATGTCAGAGACCGAAGCCCTTCCAACCCATGAAATCGTACAGCCGAATGATCGAGCGCTTATCTTAGATTTTGGCGCCCAATACCGCGATCTTATCTACTGGGAAATAGTCGAACAAGGTATCCGGGCCGATATCGTACCCGTCACTGCCAACACCCAGCTAGACATAGAGAGTATCACCAGCAACTACAAGGCGGTGGTTCTGTCTGGCAGCAACAAGAGTGTCAACGATGCCGACGCCCCAACAATACCCACCGAACTACTGGATGGACGAATCCCCACCATGGGTATCTGCTACGGCGGCCAGCTAATCGCAAAAACCCTGGGTGGTGAAGTAGGCAAAAAAGAAGAAGACGGCCACCACCTGGGCGAGTACGGCGCCACCGATATCACCATCGACCCAGACTCTGTCGCCTTTTCTGGCCTGGGCAGGGTTACCAAAGCCCTGATGAGTCATGGCGATAGCATCCTAGAACTGCCGCCTGGCTTTAGGCAGATCGGCGATTCGCGCGGCATTGTCGCAGCCTTCGAGAGTCAGGACGGAAGAGTGTTCGGCACCCAGTTCCACCCAGAGGTAAATGACACCGAACAAGGGGTGGATATGTTCCGGCAATTCCTGCAAGAAACGGCCAACATAGCCCCAGACCCACACTACACCGAGGAAGTTGCGCTGGGCGAGTACCTACACAAGGAAGAAGCCAAGATAGCAGACATACTGGAAAGCGGGGGCGAGATCACCGGGCTCATCAGCGGTGGTGTCGACTCATCTGTTGTGGCCATGATGGCCAAGACAGTTGCCGAACGTCTGGGGCGGCTAGACCAACTGACCTTCTACTTTATAGATAACGGCCTGATGCGCACCGAGGACGAAGAGGTGGTGGATATGCTAGGCCGGTCAGGTATCCCCGTACAGAAGGTCGACGCCTCTGACCACTTCTTTCACGAACGTATCACCCTGATAGACAAAGAAACGGGCGAGGAGTATCTGGCTGGCCCGCTCATTAGCGAGGCAGACCCGCAGCTAAAAAGGCGTCTGATTGGCAAAGCGTTTATAGACATCAGCGAAGGCATCATGGCCCAGCGGCGCACCGAACGATCTGCCACACAGTATCTTTTGCAGGGCACCAACGCCGCAGACTTTGTAGAAAGCGGAGCCCACGGTGGTGACGTGATCAAGCATCATCATAACGTCACCCCAGAAACCGATGCCATGCGCACCTCCGGCCAGATCCTAGAGCCACTGCTGGGACTGTTCAAGCACCATGTCCGGTCCAGCGCCCGCGAGATGTACGGCCTGCCCGAAGAGCTTTCTGATCGTCAGCCGTTTCCCGGCCCTGGCCTGGGGCCCCGGATTGTTGCCAACCCAGAGGGTACGCTCAACAAACCAGAGAACTTCGAGCAGCTACAGGACAGATTAGACACCTTGTTGGGCGACGAAGTCCGCGGACATATCGTCTGTCTAAATACCGTTGGCAATAAGGGGGACGGCCGCAGCCTGACTAATCTGGTTGTCTTGGAAGGCGCCGCGCCGTGGGATCGTCTGGATGAGCTATCCCAGCAAATCACCGACAAATTCTCGGACGTAAACCGGGTGCTGTATGCGCCCGGGGTAACAATTGACCGAGCCCGAGTGGGCGGGGTCATCACCGACGTTACGCCACAAATCGCCAAGAACCTGAGGCGCATGGAAGAAATAAAGCGATCAGCCATGCACCGCGAAGACCTAGACCCCTACATTAGCCAACATTTTGTTGCCACACTGGGCTTTGACCTACTGGGCACAGGCCAGCCCACTCTGGCGCTGCGTCTGTTTATAACAGGCGACAAGCTTGCCGAAATGGCTCACCGCCGAGGCAAGGGCAGCAAAGAAGACTACATGACCGGTATTGCCGCTGTGCCTGGGGTGCATATTGACCAGGCAGGTTTTGACCGAGTTATGGCAGATCTGGACCAGTCACTCCGAGACCACGGCACACTGGTATACGACCTGACCGGCAAACCACCAGGCACCACAGAATACGAGTGAGCCTGACCCTAGCCAACAGGGACAAAACATGCTATATTGCAGCCTGTTGTAGCTACCCGTTGGCCAAACCAAGCAAACTTGTTTGCTGTTTGGACCACGGAAGGTGAGATGGCTTGCTGGGCTGTCCACAGTTGCCGGGCAAACTTGTTTTGCCGGCGACTTGCGACAGCGCAGCATCACACATTGAGCCGCCGGTGTAGCTCAGCTGGTTAGAGCACAGGACTCATAAGCCTGGGGTCAGTGGTTCAAGTCCACTCACCGGCACCAGAAAGACT
This sequence is a window from Verrucomicrobiia bacterium. Protein-coding genes within it:
- a CDS encoding histidine phosphatase family protein; this translates as MKHLYFLRHGQSASNIHNIYDGVSDTPLTDHGRGQAKKAGQDALSNKLHVDVIVCSPLERAKETAEIFATQVGYPLDKIIVDKRMVERNFGKLQGQTRPGSRPEYATLKHHDVEDDDEIVERARTVLDWLETLPHDDIMVVSHGSFGRAMRSLVHKDFPMSHPHSLPNAEIQEWL
- a CDS encoding gamma-glutamyl-gamma-aminobutyrate hydrolase family protein (Members of this family of hydrolases with an active site Cys residue belong to MEROPS family C26.) gives rise to the protein MSETEALPTHEIVQPNDRALILDFGAQYRDLIYWEIVEQGIRADIVPVTANTQLDIESITSNYKAVVLSGSNKSVNDADAPTIPTELLDGRIPTMGICYGGQLIAKTLGGEVGKKEEDGHHLGEYGATDITIDPDSVAFSGLGRVTKALMSHGDSILELPPGFRQIGDSRGIVAAFESQDGRVFGTQFHPEVNDTEQGVDMFRQFLQETANIAPDPHYTEEVALGEYLHKEEAKIADILESGGEITGLISGGVDSSVVAMMAKTVAERLGRLDQLTFYFIDNGLMRTEDEEVVDMLGRSGIPVQKVDASDHFFHERITLIDKETGEEYLAGPLISEADPQLKRRLIGKAFIDISEGIMAQRRTERSATQYLLQGTNAADFVESGAHGGDVIKHHHNVTPETDAMRTSGQILEPLLGLFKHHVRSSAREMYGLPEELSDRQPFPGPGLGPRIVANPEGTLNKPENFEQLQDRLDTLLGDEVRGHIVCLNTVGNKGDGRSLTNLVVLEGAAPWDRLDELSQQITDKFSDVNRVLYAPGVTIDRARVGGVITDVTPQIAKNLRRMEEIKRSAMHREDLDPYISQHFVATLGFDLLGTGQPTLALRLFITGDKLAEMAHRRGKGSKEDYMTGIAAVPGVHIDQAGFDRVMADLDQSLRDHGTLVYDLTGKPPGTTEYE